One window of the Suricata suricatta isolate VVHF042 chromosome 7, meerkat_22Aug2017_6uvM2_HiC, whole genome shotgun sequence genome contains the following:
- the OARD1 gene encoding ADP-ribose glycohydrolase OARD1 isoform X4, producing MAGSPNEDPEGSRITYVKGDLFACPKTDSLAHCISEDCRMGAGIAVLFKKKFGGVQELLNQRLDVVLIVCNGKTYLQ from the exons ATGGCCGGCAGCCCTAATGAAGATCCAGAGGGAAGCAGA ATCACTTACGTGAAAGGAGACCTTTTCGCATGCCCCAAAACAGACTCTCTAGCCCACTGTATCAGTGAGGATTGTCGGATGGGTGCTGGGATAGCTGTCctcttcaaaaagaaatttggagGGGTTCAGGAACTGTTGAATCAAC gaTTGGATGTGGTCTTGATCGTCTGCAATGGGAAAACGTATCTGCAATGA
- the OARD1 gene encoding ADP-ribose glycohydrolase OARD1 isoform X3 — MAGSPNEDPEGSRITYVKGDLFACPKTDSLAHCISEDCRMGAGIAVLFKKKFGGVQELLNQQKKSGEVAVLKRDGRYIYYLDWMWS, encoded by the exons ATGGCCGGCAGCCCTAATGAAGATCCAGAGGGAAGCAGA ATCACTTACGTGAAAGGAGACCTTTTCGCATGCCCCAAAACAGACTCTCTAGCCCACTGTATCAGTGAGGATTGTCGGATGGGTGCTGGGATAGCTGTCctcttcaaaaagaaatttggagGGGTTCAGGAACTGTTGAATCAAC AAAAGAAATCTGGAGAAGTGGCTGTTCTGAAGAGAGATGGGCGATATATATATTACTTG gaTTGGATGTGGTCTTGA
- the OARD1 gene encoding ADP-ribose glycohydrolase OARD1 isoform X1 — translation MAGSPNEDPEGSRITYVKGDLFACPKTDSLAHCISEDCRMGAGIAVLFKKKFGGVQELLNQQKKSGEVAVLKRDGRYIYYLITKKRASHKPTYENLQKSLEAMKSHCLKNGVTDLSMPRIGCGLDRLQWENVSAMIEEVFEATDIRITVYTL, via the exons ATGGCCGGCAGCCCTAATGAAGATCCAGAGGGAAGCAGA ATCACTTACGTGAAAGGAGACCTTTTCGCATGCCCCAAAACAGACTCTCTAGCCCACTGTATCAGTGAGGATTGTCGGATGGGTGCTGGGATAGCTGTCctcttcaaaaagaaatttggagGGGTTCAGGAACTGTTGAATCAAC AAAAGAAATCTGGAGAAGTGGCTGTTCTGAAGAGAGATGGGCGATATATATATTACTTG ATTACAAAGAAAAGGGCTTCACATAAGCCAACTTATGAAAACTTACAGAAGAGTTTAGAGGCCATGAAGTCCCACTGTCTGAAGAATGGAGTCACTGACCTCTCTATGCCCAG gaTTGGATGTGGTCTTGATCGTCTGCAATGGGAAAACGTATCTGCAATGATCGAGGAGGTGTTTGAAGCAACAGACATCAGAATTACTGTGTACACACTCTGA
- the OARD1 gene encoding ADP-ribose glycohydrolase OARD1 isoform X2, which translates to MAGSPNEDPEGSRITYVKGDLFACPKTDSLAHCISEDCRMGAGIAVLFKKKFGGVQELLNQQKKSGEVAVLKRDGRYIYYLTDKDGKKFLISCQLRSSGGGCLEHCVRKEHEAASELHWEEYCDSYQKPVF; encoded by the exons ATGGCCGGCAGCCCTAATGAAGATCCAGAGGGAAGCAGA ATCACTTACGTGAAAGGAGACCTTTTCGCATGCCCCAAAACAGACTCTCTAGCCCACTGTATCAGTGAGGATTGTCGGATGGGTGCTGGGATAGCTGTCctcttcaaaaagaaatttggagGGGTTCAGGAACTGTTGAATCAAC AAAAGAAATCTGGAGAAGTGGCTGTTCTGAAGAGAGATGGGCGATATATATATTACTTG ACAGACAAAGATGGCAAAAAGTTCCTGATTTCATGCCAGCTCAGATCCAGTGGAGGTGGCTGTTTGGAGCACTGTGTTAGAAAGGAACACGAGGCTGCATCTGAGCTCCACTGGGAAGAGTACTGTGACAGCTACCAAAAGCCTGTGTTCTAA